One genomic region from Antedon mediterranea chromosome 3, ecAntMedi1.1, whole genome shotgun sequence encodes:
- the LOC140044327 gene encoding solute carrier family 2, facilitated glucose transporter member 1-like: MLMKVLGLYPLYTQELWPLLLALNGVLSLIGCTVLFFCPESPRWYLITSGSSGPTEKNKESESLLEYDDIRYNKAKNSLKRLRGTDDVNDEIQEILYERRQEATSSSVGILDILRLKDPMWKWPLIISILLHLSQQLGGINAVMYYTTELFSEANLSENVIKLATCGTGLITIITDTITIFLVDKLGRRFFLISAYSLMAVATAFLTLTLTANGDVWSVLSIVAVYMFLCGFSPGPGAMTMVIVPEIWTQGPRAAAITIALQFNWWSNFIVGIAFPFMLTGLGGYSFLFFSAFLAMAVIMFYFYVPETKQKTFAEIYSHFKNNNTSIHDNHLEMSG, encoded by the exons ATGTTGATGAAGGTTTTAGGATTGTATCCGCTTTACACTCAAGAGCTGTGGCCTCTGTTACTTGCATTGAACGGTGTCCTAAGTTTGATCGGATGTACTGTGCTATTCTTTTGTCCGGAAAGTCCCAGATGGTATCTCATCACATCGGGTTCAAGTGGGcctactgaaaaaaataaag AATCCGAAAGTCTACTTGAATATGATGACATCAGATATAACAAAGCAAAAAACT CTCTAAAGCGTCTTCGAGGTACAGATGACGTCAATGACGAAATCCAAGAGATTCTGTACGAACGTCGACAAGAAGCGACCAGTTCTTCAGTCGGTATACTGGATATACTTAGGTTAAAAGATCCGATGTGGAAATGGCCGCTGATCATTTCAATTCTTCTCCATTTAAGTCAACAACTTGGAGGAATAAATGCC GTGATGTATTACACAACCGAACTATTTTCAGAGGCAAATTTAAGTGAAAATGTTATCAAGCTTGCAACGTGTGGTACTGGTCTCATAACCATTATAACGGATACCATAACG ATATTCCTTGTTGACAAACTTGGCAGACGATTTTTCTTGATTTCTGCATATTCACTTATGGCTGTAGCAACAGCCTTTTTAACCCTGACTCTAACAGCAAAT GGTGACGTTTGGTCAGTGTTGTCTATTGTTGCTGTATATATGTTCCTTTGTGGTTTTTCACCAGGACCAG GAGCAATGACAATGGTGATTGTTCCGGAGATTTGGACACAAGGCCCACGTGCCGCGGCTATTACTATTGCTCTTCAATTTAACTGGTGGTCTAACTTCATCGTAGGAATTGCTTTTCCATTTATGTTG ACTGGTCTAGGGGGATATTCTTTTTTGTTCTTTTCAGCCTTTTTAGCGATGGctgttataatgttttacttctATGTACCTGAAACAAAACAGAAAACTTTTGCAGAAatttattcacattttaaaaacaacaatacgTCAATTCATGATAATCACTTGGAAATGTCAGGTTGA
- the LOC140045283 gene encoding uncharacterized protein, protein MAVAIKSEVLDEERYMTVEIRPDETANNGCAPSSELSEIHNQFDTTKNGHDVRDYINDDEPLDENVVDLNNLEDSTIDYSGTAGNSISDEAMIEFARNNYAPYYDDEGNTIVEVDCGGNKAQLYVNKLCQGSKGLCINHRGHWYTPNEYQAFCGRETAKDWKRSIRHRGKSLKILMARGLLSTHHSSCDCPTCRFQLTKPRFDKRPTLVDTNKLASRVNDMDYVTTSSPSVEYVTLSNGRKVKRTGDSDGALSSIINNLHQANNINVSDSEENNGSVDGARKRLLTSTGEGNQQKRSRSLSPADDIYDQEQRKIYQAANSPEPHKIENVRQSLVPTDRSQSASPIENIDMHSVLSAANAMHKSRKQVSPQHIELQQLNLHLPNNRSHQSSSRRYNTRPGVLDRGPSSSSSSHRSGPVKMIALTRPDSANFSRGSINSHRSHDRNIAAMSAATTSQPDDVTDWSVDDVSNFVSSLRGCEEYALIFRDQGIDGEILTVLTEEHLLNHMGLKLGPALKIRLRVAKKLGYTLDGQYGHLATSQQQLVQQVKPESSNS, encoded by the exons ATGGCAGTAGCGATAAAATCAGAAGTTCTAGACGAAGAACGATAC ATGACCGTTGAGATTCGACCAGATGAAACGGCAAATAATGGCTGTGCACCGTCGTCGGAGCTCTCTGAGATCCACAACCAATTTGACACAACTAAAAACGGGCATGACGTCAGGGACTATATAAATGATGACGAACCATTAGATGAAAATGTTGTTGATCTAAACAATTTGGAAGATTCAACGATTGACTATTCTGGTACGGCGGGAAATTCGATATCGGATGAAGCCATG ATTGAGTTTGCCAGAAATAATTACGCCCCGTATTATGACGACGAGGGCAACACAATAGTTGAAGTTGACTGTGGAGGAAACAAAGCACAACTGTACGTGAACAAACTGTGTCAGGGTAGCAAGGGACTGTGCATTAACCACAGG GGGCATTGGTATACACCCAACGAGTATCAAGCATTCTGCGGTAGAGAAACAGCTAAAGATTGGAAGAGGAGCATTAGACATCGTGGTAAAAGTTTGAAGATTTTAATGGCTAGAGGGCTGCTAAGCACACACCATTCATCTTGTGATTGTCCTACTTGCCGATTCCAG CTTACAAAACCACGCTTCGATAAACGACCCACCTTAGTCGACACCAACAAACTGGCGAGTAGGGTGAACGACATGGATTACGTCACAACGTCGTCTCCGTCTGTAGAATACGTAACTCTCTCGAACGGAAGGAAGGTCAAAAGAACCGG AGATTCCGACGGTGCTCTCTCGTCCATCATCAACAATTTGCACCAGGCTAATAATATTAACGTTTCCGATTCCGAAGAAAACAATGGCTCTGTCGATGGCGCTAGGAAACGCCTGTTAACCAGCACAGGGGAAGGAAACCAGCAGAAAAGGTCTCGCAGTCTATCACCTGCCGATGACATATATGATCAAGAGCAAAGGAAGATATATCAGGCTGCTAACTCACCGGAACCTCATAAAATCG aaaatgTTCGCCAGTCATTGGTACCGACAGATCGCTCACAGTCAGCTTCGCCTATAGAAAACATTGACATGCACAGTGTATTGTCGGCTGCGAACGCCATGCACAAATCCCGAAAACAAGTATCACCTCAACACATTGAACTACAACAG cttaACTTACATCTCCCAAATAACAGATCACATCAGTCGTCGAGTCGAAG ATACAACACAAGGCCAGGTGTTTTAGACCGTGGGCCTTCATCAAGCTCTTCCAGTCATCGATCAGGCCCCGTAAAAATGATTGCCTTAACCCGTCCTGACTCTGCTAACTTTTCGCGCGGGAGTATCAACAGTCACCGGTCTCATGATAGAAACATCGCCGCCATGTCTGCAGCAACTACGTCACAACCAGATGACGTCACTGATTGGTCTGTGGATGACGTCAGTAATTTTGTATCTTCTCTTAGAGGATGCGAAGAATATGCATTG ATTTTCAGAGACCAAGGCATCGATGGTGAAATTTTGACAGTTTTAACTGAGGAGCATTTACTGAACCACATGGGGCTAAAGTTAGGCCCAGCGTTGAAGATTCGTTTGCGTGTTGCCAAAAAACTGGGATATACGTTAGACGGACAATACGGACATTTGGCCACATCTCAGCAACAGCTAGTTCAACAAGTAAAACCAGAGTCAAGTAATTCATGA